AACTCTTCACCGGAGGTAAAGCCCGTGTAAGCCGTGAGCCGAGAGGCTCGTTTACGTCCCGTTCGAGCCAGATAAAAGCGAAAGTTACTTTCAATTTTAGGTAACGGCTTGATGAAGATATTCCCCAAGAGGTTCACGCGACTAAAGCCCGTGTTTCTCAGCACCCCGTCTTCATCGTAATACCCCAAGCCGATATTATAGCTTGTATTCACGCTCCCTCCTGATAACTGCAAGTTAGCGTTTAGCACCTTCGCCGTCCTGAAATAGTATTTAAAAAAGTTCGTGCTATTGTTATAAAACGGGTTCAAGCTGTCTTGAAAGGCGGCTATACCCGCCCCGTCACCTTTATTCCAGAAATAATTATGGTGCATTTGTTCCCTGTACGCCTCCGCGTTCGATCCGATATACCTGTACGTGTTGGTTTCACGGTCAAAAATGGCTTGCTCGAAATTTCGCAACGCCTCCATCCGGAGAAGACGTTCCGCGTTTCCTCCCGTTAAATCCGGTAACGAGGGGTTGAACGAGAAAGTGCGGGACACGTTCACGCTGATTTTCGCCCGTTGATTCAGCCGTCCGCTTTTCGTTGTCACGAGGATTACCCCGTTCGCGGCGCGTGAACCGTATATAGCGGCAGAAGCGGCATCCTTTAACACCTGCACGCTCTCTATATCGTTCGGGTCTATTTCCGCCAGCGTGTTCGTCCCTGTCAACGGGGACGTGAAAGCCTGCATCGGTACACCGTCAATCACCCACAGGGGATTGCTATACCGTTGTTCTCCCTCTATGTCGAAACTGTTATACCCCCGGATATTCAATGCCGTTCCACCACCACCGGGTGCGCCCGTCATGTTCGTCACGTTCATCCCCGCGACTCGTCCCTGCAACAAGTTGGATAAAGAGGGGGAAGGTACATCTCGTATATCTTCACCCCTCACCACGGACATGGCACCCACGACCTCCCTTTTGCTCTGCGTGCCGTAAGCGACCACGGTCACCTCATCGAGCTTGGAGATACTTTCTTTCATTCTCACGTTTAGCGGTTGTTCTGCCTTGAACGTGGCTTTCACGGTTTCATAACCGATAAACGAGAAAACAAGCACGCCACCGGATCGGGCTAATTTTAACTGGAAATTCCCGTTCACGTCGGTAATGACACCCACTTTCGTGGAATCCAGAAGAACCGTTACGCCCGGCAAGGGCTGCCCCTTTTCATCCACGACCTTTCCCTTTACAATACAATCTTTTATCCCCGTGCTATCTCTGATTAGAACAGCCTTCGATGTTAGGGACAGGCAACATAACAGGGGCAAAATCAGCATACTGATGATTGTTGACACTCCAACCCCCCGCTGTCGTGAAGGCTTGATTCTTACTCGCGCTGGTAATCTTTTTACCCTCGCTTTCGGTTGTAATTTTTTTTTCATAATTTTGATTGTTAATTGGTAAAACAATTAGTACTAGGGGGTGTATTCTTCGCCTGAGAAACATTGAATACACTCCTTTTTTAGTTTTCCATACTTTCCTTCCCCTCTTCCAAATTTACTTGTCCATCTCCCGGTATCTCTTTCATTTTATTTCTCAATTCACCCGGAAAATAGAGTTCCATAATTCGCTCCATGCTTCTCAAATGCCGCAGGCTGTAAGCGTAATAATGAGCGATCAAGGCTTTCATTCTTAGCAACCGGTACAATGAATTGCCCGTAAGATTCCAAGCGTTCACTCATTTTACGTTTCTTCTTTTTCTCTCCCTCCTTCTCCGTGAAGTAGAACCCGAACACGTGGTATATCTCCACGTAATGCATCTCGAAATTACAATGATTCATCACGCTTAACAGCTTCACGATTTTTTGCTGCGTGTTGTACAGAATTTGTAATTTCTCACATTCCGATTCCTCCTTTTCAACGGAAGGGCAAAGTAATTTTGCTTCAGTCAAAAAGAATTCTTTCAATTCTTCATCATCAATAAGTTCATGATCTTCTTTCATTTTGTTATCAGTTATTATTATTACATCATTCTTCACTATTCAACTTCTACATTACAATATTATCAATCAAAACATATAAATATCTATCAAATTTCGCCCCTTAAACATTTGATAACTTTTCTCTCCAACATATTTTCCAATTCGCACCCTATAGGGTGCGAATTACTTTAAAAAAAAGCTCTTTATTTATTAAATTTTTCCATTATGAAGTCAAAAATTGAATTATATACGATAGAGAAAGTAAAAGAACGCAGAGAACAGCTAGATATGAAATTAACCTATTTTGCTGATTGTATGAATATGTCTCATCAATTTATCTCTAAAATAGAAGATTGTGATACAGACAAAGCATATAATCTTGATCATTTGAATGACATAGCTGTTCTCCTTGAATGTTCTATAAAAGATTTCTTCCCAGATAAACCTTTTAAGAACAACAAAAAATAACAATCATTTCTCTCCTTTTTAGATTGTGATATTTTTTTCATGGTATTGTATTTAAGTTAGCAAATAGTATTCCTCGCAAAACTAATTATTCAGTTTTTGAATTATTATTAGATCCGGTTAAATCAAAAATCACGTTTCGCTTTGATAGTATAATCCACAAACAATATTTTGATCATCCTTACAAACTAAACGTTTCCCCACAAGATTACGATTATTTTTCCGTAAACAATACAACAAAGATATGATTTCAAAAAAACACTTCCAAAGAAATTAGAATAAAAAACTTTACCATGACAAAGTTTTCTATTCCAATAATAATATTTCCTTTATCAAAATTATACTATAATGAAAACATCTATTGATAAATACATCATTCAAAGAGTAAAAGAAATTCGAGACGCAAAAGGAATAAAGCAAGACGAAATAAATGACAAACTTGGATTTGCCACAGGTTCCGGCTATATCGGAGGCGTTGAAGCAAATGGAAAAGCAAAATACAACATTTATCATCTAAATGAACTAGCCAAAATTCTTGACTGTGATATTGCAGATTTTTTTCCACGCCCGTATCAAGAAGAAAATTCTTTAAAAGAATATCGAGATTATCTTGCAGAGGCAAGAAGGAAAGCAAAGGAAAAAAGAGGACGAAAAGAAAAGTAACTTAATATACTCCTTTTTTTAGTTTTTCATTATTTCTGGTTACAATTCTTCTAAATCCTTGATGCAGTCGGTAACTTTGTTCCATCAAAAAATGGCAAAATAAAACCATCAGTTTAGAATAAATCTAAAAGCATAAATCAAGAAATTAGTAGTATCTAAAGTTAACCTAGGATTTAGCCTCTCTTTTCCTGGGGTTATCCATTCCCGTTACATGACGGCAGGGTGACTATTGGGTGACAGTTAGGCGCCATCGCCCGATCATCGCCCGATTATCGCCGCCGTTTTAACAAAAGAAAAGCAAAAATAACACAAACGAATAACCCATCAACTAGACCAATAACGAGACTTTTCACATGCAAGAATAATATTTCAGGCCATTAATCCCCGGTAAAGATTGGGAATAATGGATAAATCAACACACACTTTACCTACTCGCATAAATGGCCAAAAATAGCTTGCCTCCTTATGACTATCATATTAACAACTATTTTTTTCAAAACATTCTTTTCGATAAATCTCAATTTAAAAGTTTCATATATCATTGTCTCGTTCTGTTCCTTATTTTACTTTCACCCATTTCACGGCATAAGTAATTATAAATAAATGTACAAATATTGCCCTCTCTATTTTAAAGATGCTCTACCCGTTATTGAAG
The window above is part of the Butyricimonas paravirosa genome. Proteins encoded here:
- a CDS encoding helix-turn-helix transcriptional regulator: MKSKIELYTIEKVKERREQLDMKLTYFADCMNMSHQFISKIEDCDTDKAYNLDHLNDIAVLLECSIKDFFPDKPFKNNKK
- a CDS encoding helix-turn-helix domain-containing protein, translating into MKTSIDKYIIQRVKEIRDAKGIKQDEINDKLGFATGSGYIGGVEANGKAKYNIYHLNELAKILDCDIADFFPRPYQEENSLKEYRDYLAEARRKAKEKRGRKEK